In the Magnetospira sp. QH-2 genome, one interval contains:
- a CDS encoding SLC13 family permease, producing the protein MDGNLLPILTPDFRMWAVMALVVGVLVLYVTERLPMEITSIGAICLLMILFHFMPVEDGYGRNRLDVARLLSGFANPALMTVLGLLVVGQALVRTGVLELGAQMLLKAAGGNPWLSVALAMIAVTLISGVMNNVPVVVIFIPILQSISERMKTPPGKIMMGLSFTAALGGSMTLIGSASNLLVSGELVALGEEPLGFFEFVLPGAMLAAVGLVYVVTVMPWLLSERGSLADRILAHSSKYFLAQIPVGPGSLLDGGEAVGAVLKDLPQVRLRMVIRDDQVYRPPYHGLTLRPGDLVVVAGSRQALTAVQSKEPGLLRPPGFHDHEPPESIEEVLHDADRALAEIMVPPGSSLLRRRIGRAGFQVRSRCAVLGIRRRDVVFRSRLSEIPMEVGDVLLVQGRAEDVENLRDDPDVVLMSGSRERLPNQTGARRTLMIFLAVVLSAATGLVPVAVAALCGAAAVVVMEVLNVQQASRALDARIITVIPATLALGVALQETGAAALMAHTLIDMVRGAGPLVVLSGFFIVMALLANIIGSNASAVLFTPIAIGLAKEMGGDVHLYAIAVVMAANCAFATPTGYQTSLLVMGPGHYRYMDFPRAGLPLILLLWLTFTGYVAFAIS; encoded by the coding sequence ATGGACGGCAACCTGCTTCCCATCCTGACACCGGACTTTCGCATGTGGGCCGTTATGGCCCTGGTGGTTGGAGTGTTGGTGCTCTATGTCACCGAGCGCCTGCCCATGGAGATCACCTCCATTGGTGCCATCTGTCTGTTGATGATTTTGTTTCATTTCATGCCCGTGGAGGACGGCTACGGGCGCAATAGGCTGGACGTGGCCCGACTCCTTTCCGGGTTTGCCAATCCGGCCTTGATGACCGTGCTGGGATTGCTGGTGGTGGGGCAAGCCTTGGTACGCACCGGGGTCTTGGAGTTGGGGGCGCAGATGCTGCTCAAGGCGGCCGGCGGCAATCCCTGGCTGTCTGTCGCCCTGGCCATGATCGCGGTAACTCTGATTTCTGGCGTCATGAACAATGTGCCGGTGGTGGTGATCTTCATTCCCATCCTGCAATCCATTTCCGAACGCATGAAAACGCCGCCAGGTAAGATCATGATGGGCCTGAGTTTCACGGCCGCCTTGGGCGGGTCCATGACTCTTATCGGCTCGGCGTCGAACTTATTGGTGTCCGGGGAATTGGTGGCGCTGGGCGAGGAGCCTCTCGGCTTTTTCGAGTTTGTGCTGCCCGGTGCCATGCTGGCGGCTGTGGGGTTGGTCTACGTGGTTACGGTCATGCCCTGGTTGTTGTCCGAGCGTGGGTCCCTGGCCGATCGCATCCTAGCCCATTCCAGCAAATACTTTCTGGCGCAGATTCCGGTGGGGCCAGGCAGTCTGTTGGACGGCGGCGAGGCGGTGGGGGCTGTTCTCAAGGATCTGCCGCAAGTCCGATTGCGCATGGTGATCCGCGACGATCAGGTCTATCGCCCCCCGTACCATGGCCTGACCTTAAGGCCGGGAGATTTGGTGGTGGTGGCCGGATCACGCCAGGCCTTGACGGCGGTGCAGTCCAAGGAGCCGGGGTTGTTGCGGCCACCGGGATTTCATGATCATGAGCCGCCGGAAAGCATTGAAGAAGTGTTGCACGACGCGGATCGGGCGTTGGCCGAGATTATGGTTCCGCCAGGATCGAGTCTGCTTCGCCGTCGCATCGGGCGGGCCGGGTTTCAAGTGCGCAGCCGTTGCGCGGTGTTGGGAATCCGGCGACGGGATGTGGTGTTTCGCAGCCGTTTGTCCGAAATTCCCATGGAAGTGGGGGATGTCCTGCTGGTTCAGGGGCGAGCCGAGGATGTGGAAAACCTCCGGGATGATCCCGATGTGGTGCTGATGTCGGGTTCCCGCGAGCGATTGCCCAATCAAACCGGGGCGCGGCGGACGTTGATGATCTTTCTGGCCGTGGTCTTGTCGGCGGCGACAGGACTTGTGCCGGTGGCTGTAGCTGCCCTGTGCGGCGCGGCGGCGGTGGTGGTGATGGAAGTTCTGAATGTGCAGCAGGCCTCCCGTGCCCTGGACGCGCGGATCATCACCGTGATCCCAGCCACTCTGGCTCTTGGCGTGGCCTTACAGGAAACCGGCGCGGCGGCGCTGATGGCTCATACGTTGATCGACATGGTACGCGGCGCGGGGCCGCTGGTCGTGCTGTCGGGGTTCTTCATCGTCATGGCCTTGTTGGCCAACATCATCGGCTCCAATGCCTCGGCGGTGCTTTTCACGCCCATCGCCATTGGTTTGGCCAAGGAAATGGGTGGCGACGTGCATCTTTATGCCATTGCCGTTGTGATGGCCGCCAACTGCGCCTTTGCCACCCCCACCGGCTATCAGACCAGCCTTTTGGTCATGGGGCCGGGGCACTATCGATACATGGATTTTCCTCGGGCGGGACTTCCGTTGATCTTGTTGCTGTGGTTGACCTTTACAGGGTATGTGGCCTTCGCAATTTCTTGA
- the serA gene encoding phosphoglycerate dehydrogenase: protein MSNLSLAKDKIRILLLEGIHQNAVTLFKSHGYRNVELLPGALDGEELKAKIADAHMIGIRSRTKLTAEMLEAADKLMAIGCFCIGTNQVALEAARDKGVPVFNAPYSNTRSVAELVIAEIIMLARGIPHKDRLCHQGGWLKTADGSYEVRGKVLGIIGYGHIGSQVSVLAESMGMKVRYFDIIDKLPLGNAAPCDSMEELLEISDYVTLQVPATPQTKNMFRREQIRAMKPGSILLNLARGNVVDIDALTEALEDGHLRGAAIDVFPKEPASKDEEFISPLRGQPNVILTPHVGGSTQEAQANIGNEVADKLVRYSDNGSTLGAVNFVEVSLPVQEGVTRFLHIHRNVPGVLAHINEVFSSRGLNIAGQYLMTDGEVGYVVVDISGDIEAGMGVRKGLEAIEGTIRTRFLK from the coding sequence ATGAGCAATCTCTCCCTGGCCAAAGACAAGATCCGCATTCTTCTGTTGGAAGGGATTCATCAAAACGCGGTGACGTTGTTCAAATCCCATGGCTATCGCAACGTGGAATTGCTGCCCGGCGCTTTGGACGGAGAGGAACTGAAGGCCAAAATCGCCGACGCCCATATGATCGGCATCCGCTCGCGCACCAAGCTGACCGCCGAGATGCTGGAGGCCGCGGACAAGCTCATGGCCATCGGCTGTTTCTGTATCGGCACCAATCAGGTGGCGTTGGAAGCGGCACGGGACAAAGGCGTGCCGGTATTCAATGCGCCCTATTCCAATACCCGCTCGGTGGCCGAGCTGGTGATCGCCGAGATCATCATGCTGGCCCGGGGCATCCCCCACAAGGATCGTCTGTGCCACCAGGGCGGCTGGCTGAAGACCGCCGACGGATCCTATGAGGTGCGCGGCAAGGTGCTGGGCATCATCGGCTACGGCCATATCGGTAGCCAGGTCTCGGTGCTGGCCGAGTCCATGGGTATGAAGGTGCGCTATTTCGATATCATCGACAAACTGCCCCTGGGTAACGCCGCGCCCTGCGACAGCATGGAAGAGCTGTTGGAGATTTCCGACTATGTGACGTTGCAGGTGCCGGCCACGCCGCAGACCAAGAACATGTTCCGACGCGAACAGATCCGCGCCATGAAGCCGGGCTCCATTCTGCTCAATCTGGCGCGCGGCAATGTGGTCGATATCGATGCCCTGACCGAGGCGCTCGAAGACGGCCATCTGCGCGGCGCCGCCATCGACGTGTTCCCCAAGGAACCGGCGTCGAAAGACGAGGAGTTCATCTCCCCCTTGCGCGGTCAGCCCAATGTGATTCTGACGCCCCATGTGGGGGGCTCGACCCAGGAAGCCCAGGCCAACATCGGCAACGAAGTGGCCGACAAATTGGTGCGCTACTCCGACAACGGTTCGACCCTGGGCGCGGTGAATTTCGTCGAGGTGTCCCTGCCGGTGCAGGAAGGCGTAACACGGTTCTTGCATATCCACCGCAACGTGCCGGGCGTGTTGGCCCACATCAACGAAGTCTTCTCGTCGCGGGGCCTGAACATCGCCGGTCAGTACTTGATGACCGACGGCGAGGTCGGGTACGTGGTGGTGGATATCAGCGGCGATATCGAAGCCGGCATGGGGGTCCGAAAAGGCCTGGAAGCCATCGAGGGTACGATCCGTACGCGGTTCTTGAAGTAA
- a CDS encoding PEP-CTERM sorting domain-containing protein, with amino-acid sequence MLKKIGKIALMAAAVLAYGNESKATAIVSDNLIYNGSGEIYGPSGWMDGWTVSGMSVSGYGNWGVGRPTPDAGNVFFWGGYSGSATAAQSIDVSAWSDAIDMGTTGADLSGYFGGYGSQNDNTTLYASFRDEAGSLLGQWNVGSVLAGQRGYRTGMVFESVFNYIPELTRSVDILFTARRYSGSDNDGYSDNLSFVIHGEQNVVPEPASLGLFGAGLAGLAWVRRRNKTA; translated from the coding sequence ATGCTGAAAAAAATTGGAAAGATCGCCCTGATGGCCGCCGCCGTGTTGGCCTATGGCAACGAATCCAAGGCCACCGCCATCGTCTCCGACAACCTGATCTACAACGGTAGCGGTGAAATATATGGGCCTTCAGGCTGGATGGACGGTTGGACCGTCAGCGGCATGAGCGTGAGCGGTTACGGCAATTGGGGCGTTGGACGTCCCACGCCGGACGCGGGCAACGTTTTCTTCTGGGGCGGTTACAGCGGCTCCGCGACCGCCGCCCAGAGCATCGATGTTTCCGCCTGGTCCGATGCCATTGACATGGGTACGACCGGCGCCGACCTGTCGGGTTACTTCGGTGGATATGGCAGCCAAAATGACAACACGACCTTGTATGCAAGCTTCCGTGATGAAGCGGGTAGTTTATTGGGTCAGTGGAACGTCGGGTCGGTACTGGCGGGTCAACGTGGATACCGTACCGGCATGGTGTTCGAATCAGTGTTCAACTACATTCCGGAACTCACCCGCTCCGTCGATATCCTGTTTACCGCCCGGCGTTACTCCGGGTCCGACAACGATGGCTATTCCGACAATCTGAGCTTTGTCATTCACGGCGAACAGAATGTGGTTCCCGAGCCCGCCTCGCTGGGCCTGTTCGGCGCCGGTCTGGCCGGTCTGGCCTGGGTGCGTCGGCGGAACAAGACCGCCTGA
- a CDS encoding 3-hydroxybutyrate dehydrogenase, translated as MRGKSAIVTGSTSGIGQGVAECLAAAGVNVMLNGFGEASDIEALRARLADHHGIQCRYSPADMSRPDEIRAMVHEAEDAFGAVDILVNNAGIQFVSPVQDFPDEKWDAVLAINLSAAFHAIKAAMPGMRSRHWGRIINIASAHGQVASANKAGYVAAKHGLIGLTKVVGLETAETSITCNAICPGWVLTPLVRQQIEVRAANEGKSFEQAATELLTEKQPSKQFVTPEQIGETALFLCSPGAEQITGTTLNVDGGWVAQ; from the coding sequence ATGCGCGGAAAATCAGCCATCGTTACCGGATCCACCAGCGGTATCGGCCAAGGAGTCGCCGAATGTCTGGCCGCGGCAGGTGTCAATGTCATGCTCAACGGCTTCGGCGAGGCGTCGGACATCGAAGCGCTGCGGGCCCGCCTGGCCGATCATCATGGCATCCAATGTCGATACTCCCCGGCGGATATGAGTCGTCCGGACGAGATCCGGGCCATGGTGCATGAGGCGGAAGACGCGTTCGGTGCCGTCGATATTCTGGTCAACAATGCGGGTATCCAGTTTGTCTCGCCGGTGCAGGACTTTCCCGATGAGAAATGGGATGCGGTCCTGGCGATCAATCTGTCGGCGGCGTTTCACGCCATCAAGGCCGCCATGCCCGGCATGAGATCGCGCCATTGGGGCCGCATCATCAATATCGCCTCGGCCCATGGCCAGGTGGCCTCGGCCAACAAGGCGGGGTACGTGGCCGCAAAACACGGGCTCATCGGATTGACCAAAGTGGTGGGTCTGGAGACGGCGGAAACCTCCATCACCTGCAATGCCATCTGCCCCGGTTGGGTGCTGACCCCCTTGGTCCGGCAGCAAATCGAAGTGCGGGCCGCCAACGAAGGCAAAAGCTTTGAACAGGCCGCCACCGAACTGCTAACCGAAAAGCAGCCTTCCAAGCAGTTCGTCACCCCAGAACAGATTGGCGAGACAGCCCTGTTCCTCTGTAGCCCCGGTGCCGAACAGATCACCGGCACGACCCTCAACGTGGATGGCGGCTGGGTGGCTCAATAA
- a CDS encoding DUF547 domain-containing protein, whose protein sequence is MSRRSFLLVLVILWGLIPRQAHGAPAADLWPRWQAFDPDAHGTVDHAPWGRFLERYLRPGADGITRVAYAQVTAPDKERLSRYVAGMASIPVSRLHRDEQQAFWINLYNALTIKVVLDHFPVESILDIDISPGFFTNGPWGKKLLEIEGEALSLDDMEHRILRPIWRDPRLHYALNCASVGCPNLQATPYSAIHMEAMLDDAARQFINHPRGARVDQGRLTVSSIYVWFKSDFGGADEGVLAHLRRYAAPGLKANLSSIKAIADDDYDWSLNGADRP, encoded by the coding sequence ATGTCGCGGCGAAGTTTCCTTCTGGTCCTGGTCATCCTATGGGGCCTCATTCCGCGCCAAGCCCACGGCGCGCCCGCCGCCGATCTTTGGCCTCGTTGGCAGGCCTTCGACCCGGACGCCCATGGGACCGTCGACCATGCGCCTTGGGGCCGGTTTCTTGAACGCTATCTTCGGCCCGGCGCGGATGGCATCACCCGCGTGGCCTATGCCCAGGTGACCGCCCCGGACAAAGAGCGGCTCAGTCGATATGTGGCAGGGATGGCATCCATACCGGTAAGCCGCCTTCATCGAGACGAACAACAGGCATTCTGGATCAACTTGTACAACGCCCTGACCATCAAGGTGGTGCTGGACCATTTCCCGGTGGAAAGCATCCTCGATATCGATATCTCACCGGGCTTTTTCACAAACGGGCCTTGGGGGAAAAAACTGCTGGAGATCGAAGGGGAGGCGCTGTCCCTTGACGACATGGAGCATCGAATTCTGCGCCCCATCTGGCGCGATCCCAGACTTCATTATGCCTTGAACTGCGCGTCGGTGGGATGCCCGAATTTGCAAGCGACCCCCTATAGCGCGATCCATATGGAGGCCATGCTGGATGACGCCGCGCGCCAGTTCATCAATCACCCGCGGGGCGCCCGGGTTGATCAGGGGCGCCTGACAGTGTCAAGCATCTACGTATGGTTCAAAAGCGATTTCGGCGGTGCGGACGAGGGTGTTCTGGCCCATCTGCGACGCTATGCCGCACCGGGCCTGAAAGCGAATCTCTCCTCCATCAAGGCGATCGCCGACGATGACTATGATTGGTCGCTCAATGGCGCGGACCGGCCATAA
- a CDS encoding Hint domain-containing protein — translation MVKTNSRFSNASRHPKHMTRKGILLATASILVMGLAGAPIGISDDGDLSWSVAMAEEASCFVAGTMILLSDGTTKPIEKIVKGDLVQGVGGSVNTVIGIERRPLGSRSLFAINSSPPFVTAEHPFLTPAGWKSIDPIATRRENPALSVKTLRPGDLLVVSEVGSNTVVEEGNLALVANAAVERLHLIVAITEIESPWSEMPVFNLLLDGDHTYIADGFVVHNKENEDSEDSSDDDDSDDGGDDGGDDGGDDGGDDGGDDGGDDGGDDDGGDDGGDDDGGDDGRDEGEGDGPDETDEVDETDETDETDGDNAEDAPDAPDAPDSPDTPDADGTAPADTGEGAADTGNDTGPETIGDLVGSPTGESLSAGEEADAISSGWQ, via the coding sequence ATGGTCAAGACAAACAGCAGATTTTCCAATGCGTCCCGCCATCCGAAGCATATGACCCGCAAGGGCATATTGTTGGCCACGGCCAGTATCCTGGTCATGGGATTAGCCGGAGCGCCAATCGGCATCAGCGATGATGGTGATTTATCATGGTCGGTGGCCATGGCCGAGGAAGCCTCATGCTTCGTGGCCGGAACGATGATTCTCCTGAGTGACGGGACGACAAAGCCAATTGAAAAGATTGTCAAAGGGGATCTGGTCCAGGGTGTGGGCGGTAGCGTCAACACCGTGATCGGTATCGAACGGCGCCCCCTAGGCTCCCGATCCTTATTCGCGATCAATAGCAGTCCCCCATTTGTCACGGCGGAACACCCCTTCCTGACGCCGGCCGGATGGAAATCCATTGATCCAATTGCGACCCGACGCGAAAACCCGGCTTTGTCGGTTAAAACCTTGCGCCCCGGAGATCTGCTGGTGGTCAGCGAAGTGGGCTCCAATACAGTCGTGGAAGAAGGCAATTTGGCCTTGGTTGCGAATGCGGCGGTGGAACGATTGCACTTGATTGTCGCGATCACCGAAATCGAATCCCCGTGGTCGGAGATGCCCGTCTTCAACTTACTTCTGGATGGCGATCATACCTATATTGCCGACGGATTTGTCGTCCACAACAAGGAGAACGAAGACAGCGAAGATAGTAGCGATGACGATGATAGCGATGACGGCGGCGATGACGGCGGCGATGACGGCGGCGATGACGGTGGCGATGACGGCGGCGATGACGGTGGCGATGACGGTGGCGATGACGACGGCGGCGATGATGGTGGCGATGACGACGGCGGCGATGATGGCCGCGATGAAGGCGAGGGAGATGGGCCTGACGAAACCGATGAAGTCGACGAAACCGATGAAACCGATGAAACCGACGGGGATAACGCGGAAGATGCGCCGGATGCCCCCGATGCTCCAGATTCCCCCGATACGCCGGATGCCGACGGTACCGCTCCCGCAGATACGGGCGAAGGAGCCGCGGATACCGGGAATGACACGGGACCGGAAACTATCGGCGATCTCGTCGGCTCGCCAACCGGGGAAAGCCTATCCGCTGGCGAGGAGGCGGATGCCATCAGCAGTGGGTGGCAGTAA